Below is a genomic region from Gadus chalcogrammus isolate NIFS_2021 chromosome 19, NIFS_Gcha_1.0, whole genome shotgun sequence.
GCAGCAGTATGGAAGGGGACTGTCGTTATTTTTTTAGGGTGATAAAGCCTGGTTTCTATTTGGAGGACTGCAGGCGATATAGTCTGAAACTGTCAATAGTGTTCTGCTGCGTGCCTGTGaaattatatttatgtttaggtaatttagcagacgctttgatccaaagtgacttacagttACACAATTTGACTTACAAAGTAAATTTATCAAAAGAAAGagacaacaatatattgctgttggtACTGTAATATATTGCAAATAAATTCGTAGGTAGGACTAGCCAGTACGTTCTCGCATTCTTGTTCTTCAGAAAGTGCCAATATCAAGTTTCAACTACAAAAGCCAAATGTAGAAGGCAAAAATGTTCTCAGTAGGGATAAAGAATGGGAGACACTGCACTCTGGTGGCAGAGCTTGGGAATGTACACATCTAAAGATGCTTCACCAGATTACTCATCAGAGCGACAGAAAAAATCTCTGTTCCGTGGTACGTAGCAAAAAAATTACCCAGCAATATAAACCAAAACTCATAATAGTATAAAAGTTTGATCAACACTTGCTTTTACCTTGAAAAGGCAAGGTAAAAAATAAACCTTTCTGAATGTCACTGAGGTAAATGCATTATTAACTAATCTGAACCAGCACATTACAAGATAACCTTTTTCAAAGTTTACAATTAATAATCAAAAAGGAAAACTTGCCACAATTACGACAATTAGAATAATTGTATTTGTAAACAATGTGTCTTGAGTCTAATAACCCCATCAAAGACTTCAATAATTTAGATGATGTTGTTCTTCCAATTCAACCTACTTGTTGTCATGGCAGCAGAATTAATGAGTGTAATCTTTTCTTCTATCTCAAGTTACTCCGATAAAAGGATTTACATTCCGAACAGAAAGTAATCGATTTAATCATTTACCATAAGGAAATAAAAACAACTAACCAAACTGTAACTAAATGACTAAATCGCACTAGGAAGGACATGATATGgattgttttcttttgttttttttcattattatacaTCTTTGTAATGTACTAAACTTGTgatgtgtaggcctattttgTCTCCTTTTTATTCCATTATTTTACTAATCAAAAATgcacaaaaaaatgttttaacaaacaacaaaatatacatgaataaatgttatttttaccAGAATTATTTCCATGTTTCTATTCTGTATTTCCTTGTGTATTTGACCGAAGGAGTGACTATCAGCCCGGCCCATGTTAACCAGCTGGGGTCCCCTCTGGCCTAGCCCACATAGTTTGCGGGTTAGCGTCGTACCTTCCAGTCGTGTCTGATGAACTCCCAGGTCTTACTGTTGGTGTAGCGCAGGTCCACTCCGCTCACGATGCCCGGTGTGTGCAGGTGGGCCAGATGGGCGATGTCTGCCGCGTTCTCCGGGATCTCCTGCACAGAAAGGTCAGGGGTAAAGGTCACACAGGTAAAGGTCACACAGGTAAAGGTGACTTGAGGCTGCTTTAAAGTCGCTTGCACACCGCTAAAGGGAGTAACAACAGtagttagtagtagtagctgtaatgtaatgtaagatATAATACTAACAAAATAATGagcaaaaaaatgaaattaaaaaacaaacaagggaTCCTCAGAATCCTAAGCAACAAATACATACCTCAAATAATACAGTTCATGTTCAAAAGGGATAGGAAGAAGCGCCTATTGATGCATAGGCAGGCATCACATCTTAAACGCATTCCAAAGAAAATCACTCATAGACAATAAGACATGATTCAAAATATATGAATGAACAACAATGCAGCACATCATATCATATTcaagcacatacatacacgcagacCAACACCTACCTCTATGTGGGCGTTAATAAAGTGCTCGGTCCTGCCGCGGTAGACCCAGTCTCCTCGCGTGATCTCCTGCTGTTCTGGAACGTTCCATGTGGGCTCCAGCCCGTCACAGTGGAACCAGACCAGGATCTGACCGTTCACGTCACAGCTGGTCCAACGCCGCACCTTGGCAAACTCAGGGACTGGGGTCACCATGCCAACAAGACAGACAaatcaacaccatcaacactTTAATTAGGAAATGTGTTATTAAATGGCAATCATAATGTAGCAGCATagataaaatgtgttttgatattGTAGTTGTACAGGTATTGATAGTATCTGAGCACCCAAATGATAAGAGCCTCTCTTAATCTCACTATATCTTTCTACTCCTCACAGCTACATCTTAGAATAGCACATTGTTGGGATACGCCAAAGTGTTGTGTGTGACATATCAGGATACATTTTGAACTTTCCATTCACTGAAACTACTGACTTAAGTACAAAATACATAAAGACCCAGGTGCAAAGACAAACCGAGAGGAAGAAACCTTACGATTTTTTTCTAGAAAGAAAAGCAGGATACAAACAAGAACTCAGTCATTACTCAGAAACATATTAACTGTGAGGAACCAACCAAACGGTTGGTTCCTTTATAaacataatttaataataattatccaTAATTACAACAGGCGGAAATGCTTAACAGATGAATCACCCAAACTGGAAAGTGGAAAAACAGCGTCACCAAGTGACCATAGCACATCATTGAAACATCCTTCAGAGGACTCACTGTACTGCCGTCACCCCCCAGCCTGCCATACCTTTCTCAGCGTAAGGAATCTTCACACATTTGCCATCCTCGCCGCGAAACTGCCACCCGTGGAACGGACACTCGATACAGTCGCCCACCACGCGACCTCCGACCCCCAGGTTGGCCCCGAGGTGGGGGCAGTAGGCGTCCACCACGTAGGCCTTCCCGTTGTCCCCCCggaacaccgccacctgctccCCTGGTCACGTGATAAGATTGAGAGTGGTCACTGAAGGGAGACCCCAGCGATATCTCAGGACAACTGTCAAGAGTGAAGcaacatgtacacatacacagaaaggTGGACATTAAGCAGCACTCACGCGCTTGAAAAGGACATCATACATAGTTAATTCATGACTCCATCAGACACGAGACATCCTTGATAATAACAAGGTATGTGAGTGAAAGTTATGCACTGTTTCTGGATGAAATTGTCTATTACATGATTTTGTGTAAATAATTAAACCCCCTTTTTTGGGTGTGATAAACCTGTCTTTCCTATGTTTATTATCTACTATGCTCTACAATCTACATAAAGGTTTAATAACATTTGATATGCTCTTGTAGCCTCCCCAAGGCTGGAGGTAACGTTACATTTGCAAAGTTACACTTGCGTCCTGTTCTGTTGTTATTGCACGGAAATAGTAAAAATGTACAATCTATTtctatctaatctaatctatcTATTTAACTTATATTTAAGCCTGTTTTAGTATGATTTTGGTTCAATACATTGAGGGGTTCAGAATACTTGGCCCCTGCTCGTTATTAGCTTTAAATCAGTTCTTGACAGTTAAGCGGCCTATATTTAAATTCTGTATGCTGGGTGTCCCCAGTTAGTCTTTCTCTGCTCTATCTTAGTGAGTGTACAAATGTAACAAGGCAACTAAGAACTTTGTAAATACACAGCTGGGCGCATTTAGCTCCCTAAAACTCAAGACTTAAGAACAGACTACAAAATAAGGATCCATTCAGGGTCCATTAACGCTGAAGACTTTTGATTGGTTCTGCAAggcaggcttttttttttactttaaattGTTTCCGCACCACTTGAGCAACAAAACCTTGGAGATTGTCTTCAGCCTCGAGTTAAGTAAGCGTTTAAAGGCTGCCTTGTGGGTCTAATTTGAGGAAGTTTCTTCTACTTTGTACCTAGTTGTTGTTGAGCTAATAGGCAGTATTCGGCTAACTAAGTGGTGAGGCTGCCCTGGTCTGAACTGACTTTAAAGTGGCAGAACTGAAAAGGCAATCGGCGTAGCATGCATGAACACTGCATTACACTTATAATAACACATAACTCCAAGCTTATTTAAAAGCATGCAGCAGCACAAAATAATTAGGTCTAAGATATGTAATTCAATAAATAGGCCTCTTCAAAATCGTTAGTGGACCTGTCAATCTGTTAAATGCCAGGGCTGATTACTTGTACCAGTCAATCAGTGGAGATGGTTAAGAAGATTGACATCAGTCAAAGGttaagtttgtgtgttttggtgttgaCCGCACAAGAAAGGTAAATGTATATCGGATAGAGGACCACGGACCAAAGGCATACCCACTGCTCGACTGCTGTGAAGCAGAGAAGAAATCCCAAGGACTGCAGCAATGCACACATAGGGGCTGACCAAGCAGAATTCAATATACTTCTTTTATATGATACAGGACAGAGAAGCGCGGAAGTTGGACAGTGAGTAGGTCCTGACTAACTGAAAACAAAGAAACTATAGTTAATATTATAGTTAATAGATAGTACATATTTAATTAGTCAGATTTCTTCAACATTCCTTTATATTATGTGGACATTGTTTGTACAATGAAATCCCTATATCATGCATTCACCTTTTGTGCTTTAAACTTAGATTATATTTAGGATTGGATATAAATCATAGTAatccaaatatatttttgtgttgtttttttgtctttgtaaaCCATTCAAGTTACTTGATATGCTTGTGACCATGGTATCCAACTACTATACACCTGTCAGACGAGCACGTTTGTTTGCCAAACAATAGGAGAATAGCTTGGCGTGAGTGAATTTTTAATGTTCCTTAGCACCCAAAACATGCAAAAGGTTTTGGTTATGAATTACACCTTTGAATTTCCTGACTGCAGTTATGCCATTTTCTCCATCAATCAATCCAACGGCCAGCCCATGAATAACTTCCACGTGTGACTAGTAGCACTAAAACATCAACTCTACTTCGCCTCGATGGGGATCCCATTGCACGTTACTATTCCCAGGGTCACAAAACACCTTGGGCTGCCCCTGGACATAAATCTCTGTACTCTGCAAAGGCATCGCCATCactccacacaaaaacactgcaGTGGCAGGGAAGATGTTTACAGTTATCATACCTAGAACAGTAGCATTCTTCACCTCTCCAACTTGCAGCATGTGCGAATCCATCACTCGATACCAGCCGTTTGGATAGATGGGGGGCAGCTCGCCAATCTTCCGTCTTCGCCGCACTTCGTTGGCTGCCTGGGCGCGGGAGCGGCCATCCTCCGCAATGTAGCCCACATCATCCGGCGACCGGAGCAGCTCCAGGGGGCAGAAGAGCAGCCGGTGCAGCCAGCCCAAGATCAGGAGGGATATCCCAGCAACCACGCACACAACCGCCCTGGTCGGTGCGCCGATAAGACCGGTCTTTCTCCATAATGGGGATCCGGTGCCCATAGAGTCCAACGGTTCTCCCACGTGTATGACAAGCCCCCATAGCACGACAAGGGCAACGGCGGCCACCTTGCGACGGGACATGCAGAGGCCGTCCATCGTGTCACTGGAGCGATGTGGTCGCACTGCTCGGGGACTGCGGTCCGAAGTGACAGCATCAGGCAGGGTTTTAACTCGAGGGGTGGCGTTGTACTACCACACGTGTCTGTCAGTTCTGTCAGGGGTTGTCGTTGGGGAGTGGCAACCATAAACTATAGGGCGTCTTGGAAACAAGATTTTTAGATTTAACCACACCTACTGCCCAGGCGTTAAAAGTACAATGGCAACTTTGATATCATAGGttgaacacaggaacacaccaGTCTTTTAGCGCAGTGGTGTTTAACCTGGGGTAGGCCTACGCATGCTACTGTGTAGCCTACGTTGTATTTCATTATTGAAATAGAATCCTTTTACAATGCTATAAAATAGattaatgcaaataaatatattatgcaTATTTTTTAGTAGCCTATAGTATTATGGCTTAGTCAAAAAATTGTGTTGTAAGTCGAATCCATGATAGGTTTTCCATAGTAATGTTTCCCAATGTTGTATTGTGATGATTTGTTTTTGCTGAATAAACGCACCTTGAGCATCAGCtgactctcctcccctctcccctcccccccccccccccccactga
It encodes:
- the zgc:92275 gene encoding cholesterol 7-desaturase nvd, giving the protein MDGLCMSRRKVAAVALVVLWGLVIHVGEPLDSMGTGSPLWRKTGLIGAPTRAVVCVVAGISLLILGWLHRLLFCPLELLRSPDDVGYIAEDGRSRAQAANEVRRRRKIGELPPIYPNGWYRVMDSHMLQVGEVKNATVLGEQVAVFRGDNGKAYVVDAYCPHLGANLGVGGRVVGDCIECPFHGWQFRGEDGKCVKIPYAEKVPEFAKVRRWTSCDVNGQILVWFHCDGLEPTWNVPEQQEITRGDWVYRGRTEHFINAHIEEIPENAADIAHLAHLHTPGIVSGVDLRYTNSKTWEFIRHDWKVKWEPESDPNSHCSRMLVKHSLTVFGRHWPLMDIDVVARQVGPGVVFLLFEHSFFGKGVIMHCVTPLEPLLQCVSHTIFYQANVPPLVPKFILRAECIQFERDVMIWNNKKYISKPLLVKEDSAIQKHRRWFSQFYSPGSPRLAYQHDTLDF